The Polypterus senegalus isolate Bchr_013 chromosome 1, ASM1683550v1, whole genome shotgun sequence genome includes a window with the following:
- the mex3a gene encoding RNA-binding protein MEX3B yields MPSLLVLAGIMEKNGGYGGALAGSGFGTEGLLAPPDEEEEDSRALRVALGQLSLLGLGEAEDGGGGGGGGGNSGNGAQDRSNNNAHQHPSGGGGGGDTVLLQGKNKLCVLYEGASESKGRGCNITECVPVPSSEHVAEIVGRQGCKIKALRAKTNTYIKTPVRGEEPVFLITGRKEDVALARREIISAAEHFSMLRASRNKLGVTFTGSPPSMPGQTTIQVRVPYRVVGLVVGPKGSTIKRIQQQTCTYIVTPSRDRDPVFEITGSPGNAERAREEIEAHIAFRTGGLHDLNNENDCLLGQTAESGMLENRLHQVWGLQGTRKPLSSSYRQNSSLEDPLSAIYGKTIGDHHDFGNEKPCSYFTSTADSVGTHCWGDPEYGKPVAFYAQQRSKSFGGLSLPLARLSPSLQDPSSTSALGHSQARRAHSEPISASVFPSRISLGQGLAAPDSSPSTRDCMTCFESKVTAALVPCGHNLFCMECAIRICEVAHPECPVCHTLVTQAIRIFS; encoded by the exons ATGCCTAGCCTGCTGGTTCTAGCAGGGATCATGGAAAAAAACGGGGGCTACGGCGGGGCTCTGGCCGGCTCCGGGTTCGGGACAGAGGGGCTCCTGGCGCCGCcagacgaggaggaggaggactccCGTGCCCTGAGGGTCGCGCTGGGCCAGCTGTCCCTCCTGGGGCTCGGGGAAGCCGAGGACGGTGgtggaggaggaggtggaggtgGCAATTCTGGCAATGGGGCACAAGATCGGAGTAACAACAATGCCCATCAGCACCCCAGTGGCGGAGGCGGTGGCGGGGACACGGTGCTCCTGCAGGGGAAGAACAAGTTGTGTGTCCTGTACGAAGGGGCAAGTGAGTCCAAGGGACGGGGTTGCAACATTACCGAGTGTGTCCCGGTGCCCAGTTCGGAGCATGTGGCCGAAATAGTCGGCAGACAAG GATGCAAGATCAAAGCCTTACGAGCGAAGACCAACACATATATCAAGACACCAGTACGAGGGGAAGAACCAGTGTTTCTTATCACAGGCAGAAAGGAAGATGTAGCCCTTGCCAGACGGGAGATTATCTCGGCAGCAGAGCACTTTTCCATGCTCAGAGCATCACGCAATAAGTTGGGAGTCACCTTCACAGGTTCCCCTCCCAGCATGCCAGGCCAAACCACTATCCAGGTCAGGGTACCTTACCGGGTGGTAGGGTTAGTAGTTGGCCCTAAAGGCTCCACTATCAAACGCATACAACAACAAACCTGCACTTACATTGTTACCCCTAGTCGAGATCGAGACCCTGTGTTTGAAATCACTGGGTCCCCAGGGAATGCTGAACGTGCCCGTGAGGAAATCGAAGCCCACATTGCCTTCCGTACTGGGGGTCTCCACGACTTAAACAATGAAAATGACTGTCTCCTTGGTCAAACGGCAGAATCTGGAATGCTTGAAAACCGTCTTCATCAAGTTTGGGGCCTACAGGGCACTAGGAAGCCACTTTCCAGCAGCTACCGGCAGAACAGCAGCCTTGAAGACCCCCTGAGTGCTATATATGGGAAGACCATTGGGGATCATCATGATTTTGGAAACGAGAAGCCCTGTTCCTATTTTACTTCCACAGCTGACAGTGTGGGCACACATTGCTGGGGTGATCCAGAGTATGGTAAGCCAGTAGCTTTCTATGCCCAACAGCGATCCAAAAGTTTTGGTGGCCTTTCATTACCCCTGGCCAGGTTGTCACCAAGCCTGCAGGATCCATCCTCAACTTCAGCCCTGGGTCATTCTCAAGCCAGACGGGCACACAGTGAGCCTATTTCAGCTTCCGTTTTTCCAAGTCGAATCAGCTTGGGTCAAGGCCTGGCAGCGCCAGATTCTTCTCCCAGCACCCGAGACTGCATGACCTGTTTTGAGAGCAAGGTGACCGCTGCCCTAGTGCCATGTGGGCACAACCTCTTCTGCATGGAGTGTGCCATCCGGATCTGCGAAGTTGCCCATCCTGAGTGTCCGGTCTGCCATACGCTGGTGACGCAAGCCATTAGAATATTTTcctaa